One window from the genome of Pseudomonas fluorescens encodes:
- a CDS encoding ABC transporter ATP-binding protein: MLEVRDVYKSYPTPQGPLPVLQGVDLTLMPGSSLALMGESGSGKSTLLHLVAGLDKVDRGSIRSGEYRLDGMSESQLANWRRTEIGLVFQQFNLISSLSVEDNLAFQARLCGRHDAAWQAHLVQRLGLAALLRRYPEQLSGGQQQRVALGRALASRPPLLLADEPTGSLDEATSDEVLQLLLELLEGSPTSLLMVTHSPRVAARLAQRVVLHGGRLAQVAQG, encoded by the coding sequence ATGCTTGAAGTCCGCGATGTCTATAAAAGCTACCCCACGCCCCAAGGCCCGTTGCCGGTGCTGCAGGGCGTCGACCTGACCCTGATGCCCGGCAGCAGCCTGGCACTGATGGGGGAGTCCGGCAGTGGCAAGAGCACCTTGCTGCACCTGGTCGCCGGGCTGGACAAGGTGGATCGCGGCAGTATCCGCAGTGGTGAATATCGGCTCGACGGCATGAGCGAAAGCCAGTTGGCGAACTGGCGACGCACGGAAATCGGCCTGGTGTTCCAGCAGTTCAACCTCATCAGCAGCTTGTCGGTGGAAGACAACCTGGCGTTCCAGGCGCGCCTGTGCGGCCGCCATGACGCGGCCTGGCAAGCCCATCTGGTGCAGCGGCTCGGGCTTGCAGCGTTGCTGCGGCGTTACCCTGAACAGCTTTCCGGCGGCCAGCAGCAACGGGTGGCGCTGGGGCGGGCGCTGGCCTCGCGGCCGCCCCTGTTGCTGGCCGACGAACCCACCGGCAGCCTCGACGAAGCCACCAGCGACGAAGTGCTGCAACTGTTGCTGGAACTGCTGGAGGGCAGCCCCACCAGTCTGCTCATGGTGACCCACAGTCCACGGGTGGCGGCTCGCCTGGCCCAACGCGTGGTGTTGCACGGCGGACGGTTGGCGCAGGTGGCCCAGGGGTGA
- a CDS encoding sulfatase-like hydrolase/transferase, whose amino-acid sequence MARYLKELLLFLYLLKGYAYYLDRLDALGLGLATLLFGAMFVLLVVALWMCAYIRQTMVRHVFALALFVSAVFFEVYTQVTDSYLTYSQFVSLVYSGGFIQEAAYQYRQVIINAAIGGLLLLFGIALKPRRALRVPGYLPVLAPVLGVVLLSGVLFVRAGEGARGLPVMYTPLAYLNLFAYESLHNTIGPREPVILARRSSLIEQDIVLIIDESIGGNYLDINTPSGVHSGLKTPPEGVDIFNFGYAASIANCSADTNVTLRYGGTRADYMRINSTRPSIWQYAKKAGLRTVYIDAQRTGGNLQNLMTDLEKQDIDEFVQFDQASVRDRDMAAAAKLIELLGDHQAELVVINKVGAHFPVHDKYPDDFMNYRPALPRGQFQEVADTGRRDGFNGQQDDWLLYRNAYQNTLLWNVGEFFKRIFQQADLSHAVLIYTSDHGQDLHERGNPGLNTHCGGDPVAEEGLVPLVVIQGSSLQTLDWRNTWARNKDRSSHYNIFPTLLQLMGYDPVGVESAYGKSLNQPTDDDFTFNYRFNARLGAKPAWKHIDLDNIVTPHSGQVEMAVGH is encoded by the coding sequence ATGGCCCGCTACCTCAAGGAATTGCTGCTGTTTTTGTACCTGCTCAAGGGGTACGCCTATTACCTCGACCGTCTCGATGCGTTGGGCCTGGGCTTGGCCACCTTGCTGTTCGGCGCCATGTTCGTGCTGTTGGTGGTGGCGCTGTGGATGTGCGCCTACATACGCCAGACGATGGTCAGGCATGTGTTTGCCTTGGCGTTGTTCGTTTCAGCGGTTTTTTTCGAGGTGTACACCCAGGTCACGGACAGTTACCTGACCTACAGCCAGTTCGTCTCGCTGGTGTACTCGGGAGGGTTCATCCAGGAAGCGGCCTATCAGTATCGCCAGGTGATCATCAACGCGGCGATCGGCGGCTTGTTGCTGTTGTTCGGCATCGCTCTCAAGCCGCGTCGGGCGCTGCGAGTGCCCGGTTATCTGCCGGTACTCGCGCCCGTACTGGGCGTGGTGTTGCTCAGTGGCGTGCTGTTCGTTCGGGCGGGCGAGGGCGCGCGCGGCCTGCCGGTGATGTACACGCCGTTGGCCTATTTGAATCTCTTCGCCTACGAGTCCTTGCACAACACCATCGGCCCCCGGGAACCGGTCATCCTGGCGCGGCGATCGTCTTTGATCGAGCAGGACATCGTGCTGATCATCGATGAAAGCATTGGCGGCAATTACCTTGATATCAACACGCCGTCTGGCGTGCACAGCGGCCTGAAGACACCGCCCGAGGGCGTGGATATTTTCAATTTCGGCTACGCGGCTTCCATCGCCAATTGCAGCGCCGACACCAATGTCACCTTGCGCTACGGCGGTACTCGCGCTGACTACATGCGCATCAACAGCACCCGGCCGTCGATCTGGCAGTACGCCAAGAAGGCCGGCTTGCGCACCGTCTACATCGACGCCCAGCGCACTGGCGGCAATCTGCAGAACCTGATGACCGACCTGGAAAAACAGGACATCGACGAATTCGTCCAGTTCGACCAGGCCAGCGTGCGTGACCGCGACATGGCGGCGGCGGCGAAGTTGATCGAGCTGTTGGGCGACCACCAGGCCGAACTGGTGGTGATCAACAAGGTGGGGGCGCATTTTCCAGTGCACGACAAATACCCCGACGACTTCATGAACTACCGTCCGGCCTTGCCGCGCGGGCAGTTCCAGGAAGTGGCCGACACCGGCAGGCGCGACGGTTTCAATGGCCAGCAAGATGACTGGCTGCTGTACCGCAACGCCTACCAGAACACCTTGTTGTGGAATGTCGGCGAGTTCTTCAAGCGAATCTTCCAGCAGGCCGATTTGAGCCATGCGGTGTTGATCTACACCTCCGACCACGGCCAGGATCTGCACGAGCGCGGCAATCCCGGGCTTAACACCCATTGCGGCGGCGACCCGGTGGCCGAAGAAGGCTTGGTGCCGTTGGTGGTGATCCAGGGCAGCTCATTGCAGACCCTCGATTGGCGCAATACCTGGGCCCGGAACAAGGACCGCTCCAGCCACTACAACATCTTCCCGACGTTGTTGCAGTTGATGGGTTACGACCCGGTCGGGGTTGAGTCGGCCTATGGAAAATCCCTGAACCAGCCGACCGATGACGACTTCACCTTCAACTACCGCTTCAACGCGCGGCTGGGGGCGAAACCGGCGTGGAAACATATCGACCTGGACAACATCGTGACACCGCATTCCGGCCAGGTTGAAATGGCAGTGGGGCATTGA
- a CDS encoding UDP-glucose dehydrogenase family protein: MDVSVFGTGYVGLIQAAAMADVGHRVLCIDIDPNKIRQLQQAVPTISEPGLSNLLEDNIKAGRLSFSSQASDAVNHGELIFIAVGTPADEDGSADLSHVLAVTRQIADFMDSDRTLVIKSTVPVGTADKVAECARQALARRGLKQLNVRVVSNPEFLKEGSALADCMRPDRIIVGTADPVARDQMTELYAPFCRNHEKLMFMDNRSAELTKYAANAMLATRISFMNELANLTERLGADIEAVRKGIGSDPRIGYHFIYPGCGFGGSCFPKDLRALLHTAEQSGMPLRLLRSVTDVNDSQRHILFEKLAKQFPDGLAGKSIAIWGLAFKPNTDDMREAPSRYLMEALWREGARVQAYDPEAMSECRRLYGYRKDLNLCATRDDTLEDADALVICTEWKNFRVVDFDLLANKLRARVIIDGRNLYNPEHLAAAGLLYRGIGLRHTVPGTPAPGPQA, encoded by the coding sequence ATGGACGTGAGCGTATTTGGTACGGGGTATGTCGGGTTGATCCAGGCGGCTGCAATGGCCGACGTCGGACACCGTGTTTTGTGCATCGACATCGACCCGAACAAGATCCGGCAACTGCAACAGGCCGTACCGACCATCAGCGAACCGGGGTTGTCCAATCTGCTCGAAGACAACATCAAGGCCGGACGCCTGTCGTTCAGTTCCCAGGCCAGCGACGCGGTCAATCACGGCGAGCTGATTTTCATCGCCGTCGGCACCCCCGCCGATGAAGACGGCTCGGCCGACCTGAGCCATGTGCTGGCCGTCACCCGGCAGATCGCCGACTTCATGGACAGCGACCGCACCCTGGTCATCAAGTCCACGGTGCCGGTGGGCACCGCCGACAAGGTGGCCGAATGCGCCCGCCAGGCGTTGGCCCGGCGCGGCCTGAAACAGCTGAACGTGCGCGTGGTGTCCAACCCCGAATTTCTCAAGGAAGGCAGCGCCCTGGCCGATTGCATGCGGCCGGACCGGATCATCGTCGGCACCGCCGACCCGGTGGCCCGTGACCAGATGACGGAGCTCTACGCGCCCTTTTGCCGCAACCACGAAAAACTGATGTTCATGGACAACCGCAGCGCCGAACTGACCAAGTACGCCGCCAATGCCATGCTCGCCACCCGCATCAGCTTCATGAACGAACTGGCCAATCTCACCGAACGGCTGGGCGCCGACATAGAAGCGGTGCGCAAGGGCATCGGCTCGGACCCGCGCATCGGTTATCACTTCATCTACCCCGGCTGCGGTTTCGGCGGCTCGTGCTTTCCCAAGGACCTGCGGGCCCTGCTGCACACCGCCGAACAAAGCGGCATGCCGCTGCGCCTGCTGCGCAGCGTCACCGACGTCAACGACAGCCAGCGGCACATCCTCTTCGAGAAACTGGCGAAGCAATTCCCGGATGGCCTGGCCGGCAAATCGATTGCCATCTGGGGCCTGGCGTTCAAGCCCAACACCGATGACATGCGCGAAGCTCCCAGCCGCTACCTGATGGAAGCGCTGTGGCGCGAAGGCGCCCGGGTCCAGGCCTATGACCCGGAAGCCATGTCCGAATGCCGCCGCCTCTACGGCTATCGCAAGGACCTGAACCTCTGTGCGACCCGCGATGACACCCTGGAAGACGCCGACGCCCTGGTGATCTGCACCGAGTGGAAGAACTTTCGCGTGGTGGATTTCGACCTGCTGGCCAACAAGTTGCGCGCTCGGGTGATCATCGACGGCCGCAACCTGTACAACCCCGAACACCTGGCCGCCGCCGGGCTGCTGTATCGCGGTATCGGGCTGCGCCACACCGTGCCCGGCACCCCGGCACCAGGGCCACAGGCGTGA
- a CDS encoding NAD-dependent epimerase, giving the protein MNILVTGAAGFIGAHVVLRLLRDGHRVCGLDNFNDYYDPQLKHDRVAWVNDQVGTFPLARLDLADAPAIDELFQARRPDVVIHLAAQAGVRYSLENPQAYVDSNITGFLNILESCRRYPVKHLIYASSSSVYGANPRTPYSVQDNVDHPLSLYAASKKSNELMAHSYSHLFGIPCTGLRFFTVYGPWGRPDMSPIQFARAITEDRVLQLFNHGEHQRDFTYIDDIVESIARLIEQAPQVTPLLDHEQPGPATSRAPWRIYNIGGQHPVVLRTYVALLEKHLGRTARIELLPLQAGDVLNTCADASDLARATGFKPGIELDDGLGRFIQWFLEYYLVPAHAPLAAQSQRRSL; this is encoded by the coding sequence GTGAACATCCTGGTCACCGGCGCAGCCGGTTTCATCGGCGCCCATGTCGTGTTGCGGCTGCTGCGCGACGGCCATCGGGTGTGCGGGCTGGACAATTTCAACGACTACTACGACCCGCAGCTCAAGCACGACCGCGTGGCCTGGGTGAACGACCAGGTCGGCACCTTCCCCTTGGCGCGGCTCGACCTGGCCGACGCACCGGCCATCGACGAATTGTTCCAGGCCCGGCGCCCGGACGTGGTGATTCACCTCGCAGCCCAAGCCGGCGTGCGCTACTCCCTGGAAAACCCGCAGGCCTATGTCGACAGCAACATCACCGGTTTCCTGAACATCCTGGAAAGCTGCCGCCGGTATCCGGTCAAGCACCTGATCTACGCCTCCTCAAGCTCGGTATACGGCGCCAACCCGCGCACGCCTTATTCGGTGCAGGACAATGTCGATCATCCACTGTCGCTGTACGCGGCCAGCAAAAAATCCAACGAACTGATGGCCCACAGCTACAGCCACCTGTTCGGTATTCCCTGCACCGGCTTGCGGTTCTTTACGGTGTACGGCCCTTGGGGCCGGCCGGACATGTCGCCGATCCAGTTTGCCCGCGCCATCACCGAAGACCGTGTGCTGCAGCTGTTCAACCACGGCGAGCACCAGCGCGATTTCACCTACATCGACGACATCGTCGAAAGCATTGCCCGCCTGATCGAACAGGCGCCCCAGGTCACGCCCTTGCTGGATCACGAACAACCGGGCCCGGCCACCAGCCGCGCGCCCTGGCGGATCTACAACATCGGCGGGCAGCACCCGGTGGTGCTGCGCACCTATGTCGCGCTGCTGGAAAAACACCTGGGCCGCACCGCCCGCATCGAACTGCTGCCCCTGCAAGCGGGCGATGTGCTCAACACCTGCGCCGACGCCAGCGACCTGGCGCGGGCCACCGGCTTCAAGCCGGGCATCGAACTGGACGACGGCCTGGGCCGCTTCATCCAGTGGTTCCTCGAGTATTACCTAGTGCCTGCCCACGCGCCGCTTGCGGCCCAATCTCAGCGGAGGAGTCTATGA
- a CDS encoding sugar transferase — protein MTRHEQIIAINAPGRDKRVDPDHRRRLDAAIHRQGRGWLTGRDGGRPWTVSRTNRVVAGLGALAILVVFCPLLLGLALLVKFSSPGPVLFIQKRTGYRGRVFGMYKFRTMVADAEALKESLRHLNKHGADAIDFKIDNDPRITPIGRFLRRSSLDELPNLINVVTGDMRLVGPRPTSFNAYRYKDNHLVRLSIYPGMTGLWQISGRSNIDFDQRVELDLSYIAEQSLWLDLKILMLTPFKVFSGHGAS, from the coding sequence ATGACCCGACATGAACAAATCATTGCGATCAATGCCCCCGGACGCGATAAGCGTGTCGATCCCGACCACCGCAGGCGCCTGGACGCGGCCATCCACCGCCAGGGTCGTGGTTGGTTGACCGGTCGCGACGGCGGCCGGCCCTGGACAGTCTCGCGTACCAATCGGGTGGTGGCCGGCCTCGGCGCACTGGCGATCCTGGTGGTCTTCTGCCCGCTGTTGCTGGGCCTGGCACTGCTGGTCAAGTTTTCCAGCCCGGGCCCGGTGCTGTTCATACAGAAACGCACCGGCTATCGCGGTCGGGTGTTCGGCATGTACAAGTTCCGCACCATGGTCGCCGACGCCGAAGCCCTCAAGGAGTCGCTGCGCCACCTCAACAAACACGGCGCCGATGCCATCGACTTCAAGATCGACAACGACCCGCGCATCACGCCCATCGGCCGGTTCCTGCGTCGCAGCAGCCTCGACGAACTGCCGAACCTGATCAACGTAGTGACCGGCGACATGCGCCTGGTGGGCCCGCGGCCGACCTCGTTCAACGCCTATCGCTACAAGGACAACCATCTTGTGCGCCTGAGCATCTACCCCGGCATGACCGGCCTGTGGCAGATCTCCGGACGCAGCAATATCGACTTCGACCAGCGCGTGGAATTGGACCTCAGCTATATCGCTGAACAAAGCCTGTGGCTGGACTTGAAGATCCTGATGCTTACCCCCTTCAAAGTTTTCAGCGGCCACGGAGCGAGTTAA
- a CDS encoding CpsD/CapB family tyrosine-protein kinase — protein sequence MDGSTNILTIASPSETNLTSTVLDPSLRTLLLTSANTGTGTSTSAMALAAQLAQMSNGRVLLVDASQSPRNLSQQLALHKERGFTDLLFNSLAPPLLQDCVVQASSLPFDVLPHGRLGRNAERLSPERLRPLFKQLAAQYRFVVIDADAVYSASDTLVLSTQVDGVVLVVRGEDTRWEVAQAARQRLSQAGAKVVGSVFNRRKYYMPKWLYNNL from the coding sequence ATGGACGGTTCAACGAATATCCTGACCATAGCCAGCCCGAGCGAGACCAACCTGACCTCGACCGTGCTCGACCCTTCCCTGCGGACCCTGCTCTTGACGTCCGCCAACACCGGTACCGGCACCAGCACCAGCGCCATGGCACTGGCCGCTCAGCTGGCGCAGATGAGCAACGGTCGCGTCCTGCTGGTGGATGCCAGCCAGTCACCGCGCAACCTCAGCCAGCAACTGGCGTTGCACAAGGAACGCGGTTTCACCGACCTGCTGTTCAACAGCCTCGCCCCACCCCTGTTGCAGGACTGCGTGGTGCAGGCGTCCAGCCTGCCCTTCGACGTGCTGCCCCACGGTCGCCTGGGTCGCAATGCCGAGCGCCTGAGCCCCGAGCGCCTGCGCCCGCTGTTCAAGCAACTGGCGGCGCAGTACCGCTTTGTGGTGATCGACGCCGACGCGGTGTATTCGGCCAGCGACACGCTGGTGCTCAGCACCCAGGTCGATGGCGTGGTGCTGGTGGTGCGCGGTGAAGACACCCGCTGGGAAGTGGCCCAGGCCGCCCGCCAGCGCCTGTCCCAAGCGGGCGCGAAAGTGGTCGGCAGCGTGTTCAACCGCCGCAAGTACTACATGCCCAAGTGGCTCTACAACAACCTGTAA
- a CDS encoding polysaccharide biosynthesis/export family protein → MNARMLVLLLLPLAGCSSTSDTRSMPVQILTAAPANAQATDMPKVEQTLRPQDVLDVIFHISTTGPQAYRVQAGDQVALNFTAASQLNGTQQVMPDGSIELPGANTSVKVAGLTTDEARLAVQRAYDQKMLFQPNRNQLTVMVTSPLSSETNLRNTLTHPATGMSREIIVGRDGYASFPEIGSVPLQGMTVTQLETFLNERYAQLPGHMTVDVLLKSTAGNEIYVLGEVAQPGSYPIRRPISVLEALTLARGTNVKARLDSVVIMRRNGNQVEARHYDVEKALSGDASQIAYLQPEDMLYVPKTGLAKAGEMARQLADVVLFQGVGVSLGYRLDSKGDNSSRSSTDTSAAGN, encoded by the coding sequence ATGAACGCCAGAATGCTTGTCCTGCTGTTGCTGCCGCTTGCCGGTTGCTCCAGTACCAGCGATACCCGCTCGATGCCGGTGCAGATCCTCACGGCTGCACCGGCCAACGCCCAGGCCACCGACATGCCCAAGGTCGAACAGACCCTGCGGCCCCAGGACGTGCTGGATGTGATCTTCCACATCAGCACCACCGGGCCCCAGGCCTATCGGGTGCAGGCGGGCGACCAGGTGGCGCTGAACTTCACCGCCGCCAGCCAGCTCAACGGCACGCAACAGGTGATGCCCGACGGCAGCATCGAACTGCCAGGGGCCAACACCTCGGTGAAGGTCGCCGGCCTGACCACCGACGAAGCCCGCCTGGCGGTCCAGCGCGCCTATGACCAGAAGATGCTGTTCCAGCCCAATCGCAACCAATTGACGGTAATGGTGACCAGCCCGCTGAGCAGCGAGACGAACCTGCGCAACACCCTGACCCACCCGGCCACAGGCATGAGCCGGGAGATCATCGTGGGCCGGGATGGTTACGCAAGCTTCCCGGAAATCGGTTCCGTGCCACTGCAAGGCATGACCGTGACCCAACTGGAAACCTTCCTCAACGAGCGCTACGCCCAGTTACCAGGCCACATGACCGTCGACGTGCTGCTCAAGTCCACCGCCGGCAACGAGATCTATGTCCTCGGTGAGGTGGCGCAGCCTGGTTCCTACCCGATCCGCCGGCCGATCTCGGTCCTCGAGGCCCTGACCCTGGCTCGTGGCACCAACGTCAAGGCCCGGCTCGATTCGGTGGTGATCATGCGGCGCAACGGCAACCAGGTCGAAGCCCGCCACTATGACGTGGAAAAAGCCCTGAGCGGTGACGCCTCGCAGATCGCCTACTTGCAGCCGGAAGACATGCTGTACGTGCCCAAGACCGGCCTGGCCAAAGCCGGTGAAATGGCTCGGCAATTGGCCGACGTGGTGCTGTTCCAGGGTGTTGGCGTCAGCTTGGGCTACCGCCTCGATAGCAAAGGCGACAACAGCAGCAGATCCAGTACCGACACTTCTGCAGCAGGTAATTGA
- a CDS encoding GumC family protein, whose translation MNPKENYLHEFFRIFFANKQWVKRVFLIFAVIALVLPLMLKQSFDITAQVIVQSKKLSQGDATTSLNQENATFIPPSLADMETESNILRSPALIRQTISALRDQGDYTPSPGILNKWVSEPLKKYVTQPLREYVINPLRDGLGLEVDPVRDTVLDTLTDEAIENLKIETLPGSNVISIVYSFGDPAQGTRFVAQLLQNYLSSRQDLQSIELPQTFYEQKKAQYQTRLDGLEGTRLGLLENIGSSDPKEEITFRLNAINTEEQALNLYQDRLLQSQRWLDYLKTSLAAANSSRFNDYTFPFTFTTTVDNIAFEDREIKQLGEQLTSQVSRYMNDLAIFQPSSEPMLLAREQIVRTRQQFLKVVNNRIQERTTDLAVVSSVINQKVERIAAFKERIHQLQETQSKLRQMDTEINALHAAFSTYAQRFAEASTARSLDNDLSNARVLSPPFEPTAAAFPKPMLIIVFGMFSGLLLAIALVYVREFFDHRFKHPAQITRQLEVPVLLVINEQSPEQVNPHRNWSLPSLVHWVRN comes from the coding sequence ATGAATCCCAAGGAAAATTATTTGCATGAGTTCTTCAGGATCTTCTTCGCCAACAAGCAGTGGGTGAAGCGCGTCTTCCTGATCTTCGCCGTGATCGCCCTGGTGCTGCCGTTGATGCTCAAGCAGAGCTTCGACATCACCGCCCAGGTGATCGTCCAGTCGAAAAAACTCTCCCAGGGCGACGCCACCACGTCGCTGAACCAGGAAAACGCCACCTTCATCCCGCCATCCCTGGCGGACATGGAAACCGAGAGCAATATCCTGCGCTCACCGGCGTTGATCCGGCAGACCATCAGTGCCCTGCGCGACCAGGGCGACTACACCCCAAGCCCAGGTATTCTCAACAAGTGGGTGAGCGAGCCGCTCAAGAAATACGTCACCCAACCCCTGCGCGAATACGTCATCAACCCGCTGCGCGACGGCCTGGGGCTGGAGGTCGATCCGGTGCGCGACACCGTGCTCGATACGCTGACCGACGAGGCCATCGAAAACCTGAAGATCGAGACCCTGCCCGGCTCCAACGTCATCTCCATCGTCTACAGTTTCGGCGACCCGGCCCAGGGCACCCGCTTCGTGGCACAGCTGCTGCAAAACTACCTCAGCAGCCGCCAGGACCTGCAATCGATCGAACTGCCGCAGACCTTCTATGAGCAGAAGAAAGCCCAATACCAGACCCGCCTCGACGGCCTGGAAGGTACTCGGCTGGGGCTGTTGGAAAACATCGGCTCGTCCGATCCCAAGGAAGAAATCACCTTCCGCCTGAACGCCATCAACACCGAAGAACAGGCCCTGAACCTGTACCAGGATCGCCTGCTGCAAAGCCAACGCTGGCTCGATTACCTCAAGACCAGCCTGGCGGCGGCGAACAGCTCCCGGTTCAACGACTACACCTTCCCGTTCACCTTCACCACCACCGTGGACAACATCGCCTTCGAGGATCGGGAGATCAAACAACTGGGCGAGCAACTGACCAGCCAGGTCAGCCGCTACATGAATGACCTGGCGATCTTCCAGCCCAGCAGCGAACCGATGCTGCTGGCCCGGGAACAGATCGTCCGCACGCGCCAGCAGTTCCTGAAAGTGGTCAACAACCGGATCCAGGAACGCACCACAGATCTGGCGGTGGTCAGTTCGGTGATCAATCAGAAAGTCGAACGCATCGCCGCCTTCAAGGAGCGCATCCATCAGTTGCAGGAAACCCAAAGCAAGCTGCGGCAGATGGACACCGAGATCAACGCCTTGCATGCGGCCTTCTCCACCTACGCCCAGCGCTTCGCCGAAGCCAGCACCGCGCGCTCGCTGGACAACGACCTGTCCAACGCCCGGGTCCTGAGCCCGCCGTTCGAACCGACCGCGGCGGCCTTTCCCAAGCCGATGCTGATCATTGTCTTCGGCATGTTCAGCGGCCTGCTGCTGGCGATCGCCCTGGTCTATGTGCGTGAGTTCTTCGATCACCGCTTCAAGCACCCAGCGCAAATCACCCGGCAATTGGAAGTGCCGGTGCTGCTGGTGATCAACGAACAGTCCCCCGAGCAGGTCAACCCGCACCGCAACTGGAGCCTGCCCAGCCTTGTCCATTGGGTGCGAAATTGA
- a CDS encoding glycosyltransferase family 4 protein: MNAPFDPPRHSGPLSIIHLLDSGGFYGAERMLLDHCLATPGQHEVLFLAAPPTLITRFRQAGVDCRHCASWAELLQHLRQRRDERPLINTHNFKGLLFGWSAATLLRLPLVITQHGFTPRSPKQRFYTWLSLQLCRTASVKRVVCVAESIATLHRRASVRAEKLDVIPNGLPAASTPLAHRTDQQRWRVGYVGRLSSEKGPDLFLDAMIPLCQRHSSLHAVMLGDGPERQALLKRITDAGLPTRIELPGYQTDMNAWWSRLDALVISSRTEGTPMILLEAMQAGVPVVAFGVGGIPDVLQDRHNGLLAAPADSADLAAQIETLFSEPPLARILADNARRTQQDRYDLRTLAERWSQLYIRTAREARS, encoded by the coding sequence TTGAACGCGCCGTTCGACCCGCCCCGCCACAGCGGCCCCCTGTCGATCATTCATCTGCTCGACAGCGGTGGCTTCTATGGGGCCGAGCGGATGCTGCTCGATCATTGCCTGGCAACGCCCGGACAGCACGAGGTGCTGTTCCTGGCGGCGCCACCGACTTTGATCACGCGTTTTCGCCAGGCTGGGGTCGATTGCCGTCACTGCGCCAGTTGGGCCGAGCTGTTGCAGCACCTGCGCCAGCGCCGGGACGAGCGACCGCTGATCAACACCCACAACTTCAAGGGGCTGTTGTTCGGCTGGTCGGCGGCCACGCTGCTGCGCCTGCCGCTGGTGATCACCCAGCATGGCTTCACGCCGCGCAGCCCCAAGCAGCGTTTCTACACCTGGCTGAGCCTGCAACTGTGCCGCACCGCCTCGGTCAAGCGAGTGGTCTGCGTGGCCGAAAGCATCGCCACGCTGCACCGCCGGGCCAGCGTGCGGGCGGAAAAACTCGATGTAATCCCCAACGGCCTGCCAGCGGCCAGCACACCACTGGCCCACCGCACCGACCAGCAACGCTGGCGGGTCGGCTACGTCGGCCGCTTGAGCAGCGAGAAAGGCCCGGACCTGTTCCTCGATGCCATGATCCCCCTGTGCCAGCGGCATTCGTCGCTGCACGCGGTGATGCTCGGCGACGGCCCGGAACGCCAGGCGCTGCTCAAGCGCATCACCGACGCCGGGCTGCCCACGCGCATCGAATTGCCCGGCTACCAGACCGACATGAATGCCTGGTGGAGTCGCCTCGACGCGCTGGTGATCAGCTCGCGCACCGAAGGCACCCCGATGATTCTGCTCGAAGCCATGCAGGCCGGCGTGCCAGTGGTGGCGTTCGGTGTCGGCGGCATTCCCGACGTGTTGCAGGACCGCCATAACGGCCTGCTCGCGGCACCGGCCGACAGTGCGGACCTGGCGGCGCAGATCGAAACGCTGTTCAGCGAACCGCCCCTGGCGCGGATCCTGGCCGACAACGCGCGCCGCACCCAACAGGATCGCTACGACCTGCGCACGCTGGCCGAACGCTGGTCGCAGCTTTACATCCGCACGGCGCGGGAGGCTCGCTCATGA